A genomic region of Roseateles amylovorans contains the following coding sequences:
- a CDS encoding DMT family transporter: MQRHWLTYALVTTLFWGAWGALTGFSSERGFPDTLIYVVWALTMIPPALLVLARAGWKLQRDPRAVGLGLAVGLLGAGGQMLLFRAVESGPAYLIFPIVSLSPAVTIALSFGLLRERTGRLGVAGIVLALCSLPLFDFQTGQQGQPLGLWFVLALVVMLAWGLQAYFLKTANNAASAESIFFYMTLSALLCVPVALWMTDFSRPIPWGWDGPGLAAVIQVLNAIGALTLVYAFRYGKALVVSPMVNAGAPLLTALLSMALSGATPSGTKLVGVGLALLAALLLALQPEGGPAASSDSSAGANAADKEPA; this comes from the coding sequence ATGCAACGACATTGGCTGACCTATGCACTGGTCACCACCCTGTTCTGGGGTGCCTGGGGCGCCCTGACCGGCTTCTCTTCGGAGCGCGGCTTTCCCGACACGCTGATCTACGTCGTGTGGGCGCTGACCATGATCCCGCCGGCGCTGCTGGTGCTGGCGCGTGCGGGGTGGAAGCTGCAGCGCGATCCGCGCGCGGTGGGGCTCGGTCTGGCAGTGGGACTGCTGGGCGCGGGCGGGCAGATGCTGCTGTTCCGGGCGGTCGAGTCCGGTCCGGCCTATCTGATCTTTCCGATCGTGTCGCTGTCGCCGGCGGTGACCATCGCCCTGTCCTTCGGCCTGCTGCGTGAGCGGACCGGTCGGCTGGGCGTGGCCGGCATCGTGCTGGCGCTGTGCTCGCTGCCCTTGTTCGACTTCCAGACCGGCCAGCAGGGTCAACCGCTGGGCCTGTGGTTCGTGCTCGCGCTGGTGGTGATGCTGGCCTGGGGCCTGCAGGCCTATTTCCTGAAGACCGCCAACAACGCGGCCAGTGCCGAAAGCATCTTCTTCTACATGACCCTGAGCGCCCTGCTGTGCGTGCCGGTGGCGCTGTGGATGACCGACTTCAGCCGCCCGATCCCCTGGGGATGGGACGGCCCGGGCTTGGCGGCCGTGATCCAGGTGCTCAACGCCATCGGTGCACTGACGCTGGTCTATGCGTTCCGTTACGGCAAGGCGCTGGTGGTGTCGCCGATGGTGAACGCCGGTGCGCCCTTGCTGACGGCGCTGCTGTCGATGGCACTGAGCGGCGCCACCCCCAGCGGCACCAAGCTGGTCGGCGTGGGGCTGGCGCTGCTCGCCGCCCTGCTGCTGGCCCTTCAACCGGAAGGCGGCCCGGCCGCCTCCTCAGATTCATCCGCCGGCGCCAATGCCGCCGACAAGGAGCCCGCTTGA
- a CDS encoding TonB-dependent receptor, whose amino-acid sequence MSARLHSPQTRFALRPLAAAMLAALGWLAVAAPALAQDAPKTDAAQAETQAAKDAKDGKEIKKDADQTLDRVEISGTRASLQRSLNLKRNAAAVQDSISATELGRFPDDNVADSLSHITGVSISRTAGGEGQKVSVRGLGPEYTLTTFNGRILATDGEGRDFAFDVLPSDIINGADVVKSAQASVMEGAIGGLVNLRSASPFDQPGQHGLLRVEGDRNTMSKLNGGKISGTYSNTFGKELGVLVGVVYADRKVRTDTAGNDGGWTRNPISDPAANWTGNAWGGNIDPNGNGVLDPDEEGLIGPGQFRVGSIMEQKKRLALSGKVEWRPSDSVKVVVDGIKTRLDSPQVGYQQSFYTLFAPGRWSDIKVQNGVVTGFTMNSADPEQQLNPELLNLTTHRVVDSALYGANVEWKATETLSFNGDLYQSSSKRHSGGQDTYTVLRMNQPNVTSVQLTGSQVPNISTTFADGRDLISGLANGLFGPKDFNTHYLGLSGDNIDDKIRGITLNGAWTVDRFHVDTLRFGVSTTRRDKNRDLVDNAINGGENYYSGTNAINVGTLGGNVLDQHLSLPNFMSGVSGSFPRSFLGFDVPNYLAALQAYNGKPRPDGGTYDFSQAGPVWNPLQSYRVREKTTSAFVQADLSGDQWNADVGVRLVRTKTTAKAWDAKIASLTENGPFNYTAVYADPTEIVQDASYTYGLPSANFVWHFNDKLQLRLGAAKTMARPSVEQLAPTSTTASVAWGDFTQVYGGNADLKPYSAKQYDASLEWYYARNSALTFAVFQKNIKNQITTSWETGVDIGVPGHLFNVMKPINGDTARVRGMEIGFQHLWDNGFGVRAQYTRNNSKSVVAGVEGPLAGIAPATSSLGLLYEKGPWSLSATADHTDEFVSAINVIGPGFHERAKAITWLTAQASYEVNEWLKISIEGRNLTDAKQEYTLGNGAITLPNGYNRWGRAFMLGASLKF is encoded by the coding sequence ATGAGTGCTCGACTGCATTCGCCGCAGACGCGGTTTGCCCTCCGACCCCTGGCCGCCGCGATGCTGGCGGCCCTGGGTTGGCTGGCCGTGGCGGCCCCGGCCCTGGCGCAGGACGCGCCGAAGACAGACGCTGCGCAGGCCGAGACCCAGGCAGCCAAGGACGCGAAGGACGGCAAAGAGATCAAGAAGGACGCCGACCAGACCCTGGATCGCGTCGAGATCAGCGGCACCCGCGCCAGCCTGCAGCGTTCGTTAAACCTCAAGCGCAATGCGGCGGCGGTGCAGGACAGCATCAGCGCGACCGAGCTGGGACGCTTTCCCGACGACAACGTGGCGGACTCGCTCAGCCACATCACCGGCGTGTCGATCTCCCGCACCGCGGGCGGCGAGGGGCAGAAGGTCAGCGTGCGCGGACTGGGTCCCGAATACACCCTGACCACCTTCAACGGCCGCATCCTGGCCACCGATGGCGAAGGCCGCGATTTCGCGTTCGACGTGCTGCCGTCCGACATCATCAACGGCGCCGATGTGGTCAAGTCCGCGCAGGCCTCGGTGATGGAAGGCGCGATCGGCGGCCTGGTGAACCTGCGTTCGGCCAGCCCCTTCGATCAGCCGGGCCAGCATGGCCTGCTGCGGGTCGAGGGTGACCGCAACACCATGTCCAAGCTCAACGGCGGGAAGATCTCCGGCACCTACAGCAACACCTTCGGCAAGGAACTGGGCGTGCTGGTGGGCGTGGTCTATGCCGACCGCAAGGTGCGCACCGACACGGCCGGCAATGACGGCGGCTGGACCCGCAATCCGATCTCGGATCCCGCGGCCAACTGGACCGGCAATGCCTGGGGCGGCAACATCGATCCCAACGGCAACGGCGTCCTGGATCCGGATGAAGAGGGCCTGATCGGTCCGGGTCAGTTCCGTGTCGGCTCGATCATGGAGCAGAAGAAGCGCCTGGCGCTGTCGGGCAAGGTCGAATGGCGGCCCAGCGACAGCGTCAAGGTGGTGGTCGACGGCATCAAGACCCGGCTGGACTCGCCGCAGGTCGGTTACCAGCAATCGTTCTACACCCTGTTCGCGCCGGGTCGCTGGTCCGACATCAAGGTGCAGAACGGCGTCGTGACCGGCTTCACCATGAACAGCGCCGATCCGGAACAGCAACTGAATCCGGAGCTGCTGAACCTGACGACCCACCGCGTCGTGGACAGCGCGCTGTACGGCGCCAATGTCGAGTGGAAGGCCACCGAGACGCTGAGCTTCAACGGAGACCTCTACCAGTCGAGCTCCAAGCGCCATTCCGGCGGGCAGGACACCTACACCGTCCTGCGGATGAACCAGCCCAATGTGACCTCGGTGCAGTTGACCGGCTCGCAGGTGCCCAACATCTCCACCACCTTCGCCGACGGCCGCGACCTGATCAGCGGTCTGGCCAACGGCCTGTTCGGACCGAAGGACTTCAACACCCATTACCTGGGCCTGAGCGGTGACAACATCGACGACAAGATCCGCGGCATCACCCTGAACGGGGCCTGGACCGTCGATCGCTTCCATGTCGACACCCTGCGCTTCGGCGTCAGCACCACGCGCCGCGACAAGAACCGCGACCTGGTCGACAACGCGATCAACGGCGGAGAGAACTACTACTCCGGCACCAATGCAATCAACGTGGGAACGCTGGGCGGCAATGTGCTGGACCAGCACCTGAGCCTGCCCAACTTCATGAGCGGGGTCAGCGGCAGCTTTCCGCGCAGCTTCCTGGGTTTCGACGTGCCCAACTACCTGGCGGCCTTGCAGGCCTACAACGGCAAGCCGCGTCCGGACGGTGGCACCTACGACTTCAGCCAGGCCGGCCCGGTCTGGAATCCGCTGCAGAGCTATCGCGTGCGGGAGAAGACCACCTCCGCCTTCGTCCAGGCCGATCTCTCCGGCGATCAGTGGAATGCCGATGTGGGCGTCCGCCTGGTCCGCACCAAGACCACCGCCAAGGCCTGGGATGCCAAGATCGCCAGCCTGACCGAGAACGGTCCGTTCAACTACACCGCCGTCTATGCGGACCCGACCGAGATCGTCCAGGACGCGAGCTACACCTACGGTCTGCCGTCGGCCAACTTCGTCTGGCACTTCAACGACAAGCTGCAGCTGCGCCTGGGCGCGGCCAAGACCATGGCCCGGCCGTCGGTGGAGCAACTCGCACCCACCAGCACCACCGCCAGCGTGGCCTGGGGCGACTTCACCCAGGTCTACGGCGGCAACGCGGATCTGAAACCCTACAGCGCCAAGCAATACGACGCCTCGCTGGAGTGGTACTACGCCCGCAACTCGGCGCTGACCTTCGCGGTGTTCCAGAAGAACATCAAGAACCAGATCACCACCAGCTGGGAAACCGGCGTGGACATCGGCGTGCCCGGCCATCTGTTCAATGTGATGAAGCCGATCAACGGCGACACCGCCCGGGTGCGCGGCATGGAGATCGGCTTCCAGCACCTGTGGGACAACGGCTTCGGCGTGCGTGCCCAGTACACCCGCAACAATTCCAAGAGCGTGGTGGCGGGCGTGGAAGGGCCGCTGGCGGGCATCGCGCCGGCGACCTCCTCGCTGGGTCTGCTGTATGAGAAGGGCCCGTGGAGCCTCAGCGCCACGGCCGACCACACCGATGAATTCGTCTCCGCGATCAATGTCATCGGACCGGGCTTCCATGAGCGCGCCAAGGCCATCACCTGGCTCACTGCCCAGGCCTCCTACGAGGTCAATGAGTGGTTGAAGATCAGCATCGAAGGTCGCAACCTCACCGATGCCAAGCAGGAATACACCCTGGGCAACGGCGCGATCACCCTGCCCAACGGCTACAACCGTTGGGGCCGTGCCTTCATGCTCGGCGCCAGCCTGAAGTTCTGA
- a CDS encoding endo alpha-1,4 polygalactosaminidase produces the protein MKRVSTKWIQLGASVLLGLTMATAQAQTWWKPGVNTTWQWQLTGTVNTSYNVDVYDVDLFDTPTQTIAQLKAAGRKVVCYFSAGSSENWRSDFNRFQAADMGNALDGWDGERWLDTRSVNVRSIMLSRLDLAVSKGCDGVEPDNVDGYSNSTGFSLTSATQLDYNKYLANAAHGRGLAIALKNDVDQLSALEPYFDMAVNEQCNQYAECGGYSVFTSKGKPVFNAEYASKYRKNTSGARDKLCAAMATAKIRTLVLALDLDDSYRFSCF, from the coding sequence ATGAAGCGAGTTTCTACAAAGTGGATTCAACTCGGCGCATCCGTGCTGCTGGGATTGACGATGGCCACCGCCCAGGCGCAGACCTGGTGGAAGCCGGGTGTGAACACCACCTGGCAATGGCAACTCACCGGCACGGTCAACACCAGCTACAACGTCGATGTCTACGACGTGGACCTGTTCGACACCCCCACCCAGACCATCGCCCAGCTCAAGGCCGCCGGCCGCAAGGTGGTGTGCTATTTCTCCGCCGGCAGTTCGGAGAATTGGCGCAGCGACTTCAACCGCTTCCAGGCGGCCGACATGGGCAACGCGCTGGACGGCTGGGACGGCGAACGATGGCTGGACACCCGCTCGGTCAATGTGCGCTCGATCATGCTGAGCCGCCTGGATCTGGCGGTGTCCAAGGGCTGCGATGGGGTCGAGCCCGACAACGTCGACGGCTATTCCAACAGCACCGGCTTTTCGCTCACCTCGGCCACCCAGCTCGACTACAACAAGTACCTGGCCAATGCCGCGCATGGTCGCGGTCTGGCGATCGCGCTGAAGAACGATGTCGACCAGTTGTCCGCGCTGGAGCCGTATTTCGACATGGCGGTGAACGAGCAATGCAACCAGTACGCCGAATGCGGTGGCTACTCGGTGTTCACCAGCAAGGGCAAGCCGGTGTTCAACGCCGAGTACGCCAGCAAGTACCGCAAGAACACCAGCGGTGCGCGCGACAAGCTGTGTGCGGCCATGGCCACCGCCAAGATCCGCACCCTGGTGCTGGCGCTGGATCTGGATGATTCCTACCGCTTCAGCTGCTTCTGA
- a CDS encoding amidohydrolase, whose product MRHPASTAALATLFTAMAGAASLAVAADAAPASRSAASQPPAAAASVSSSNAGAAATAKTSAATTKPRKASASYTMADFARVPKVDAHVHLHNPDPVFLAGAHKLGFRLLTINVDYPDFPPLDDQQRVAIALRQARPADLAWATSFSSDTSDQPGWLDATQRRIDDGLRAGAVGVKVWKNIGMSLRKPDGSLVMIDDERFAPLFDHLAQRGIPLLGHQGEPHNCWLPLDQMTVNNDREYFAAHPQYHMALHPEMPSWETQMAARDRMVAAHPTLRFVGMHMASLERNVDELAAFLDRFPKAVVDLAARIGQLQSQSQHDRAKVRAFMIKYQDRLLYGTDLSQTPEQSGQALLREVTPIWRQHWRYFNTEETFKVADLDQPVQGLGLPRDVVDKLYHLNAERTFPTAWKAPR is encoded by the coding sequence ATGAGACATCCCGCAAGCACCGCCGCCCTGGCGACCCTCTTCACTGCGATGGCCGGTGCCGCCTCGCTGGCGGTGGCGGCGGATGCCGCCCCGGCGTCCCGCAGCGCGGCATCGCAGCCCCCGGCAGCGGCGGCCTCGGTGTCCTCGTCCAACGCTGGCGCCGCCGCCACCGCCAAGACGTCCGCAGCAACGACCAAGCCGCGCAAGGCCTCCGCCTCCTACACGATGGCGGACTTCGCGCGCGTGCCCAAGGTCGATGCCCACGTCCATCTGCACAACCCCGATCCGGTCTTCCTTGCCGGCGCCCACAAGCTGGGTTTTCGGCTGTTGACGATCAATGTCGACTATCCGGACTTCCCGCCGCTGGACGACCAGCAGCGCGTCGCGATCGCGCTGCGCCAGGCCCGTCCCGCCGACCTGGCCTGGGCCACCAGCTTCTCGAGCGACACCTCCGACCAGCCCGGCTGGCTGGACGCCACCCAGCGCCGCATCGATGACGGGCTTCGCGCCGGCGCCGTCGGCGTCAAGGTCTGGAAGAACATCGGCATGAGCCTGCGCAAGCCGGACGGCTCGCTGGTGATGATCGATGACGAGCGCTTCGCGCCGCTGTTCGACCACCTCGCCCAGCGCGGCATTCCGTTGCTGGGTCATCAGGGCGAGCCGCACAACTGCTGGCTGCCGCTGGACCAGATGACAGTCAACAACGACCGGGAATACTTCGCCGCCCATCCGCAGTACCACATGGCCCTGCATCCGGAGATGCCCAGCTGGGAGACCCAGATGGCTGCTCGCGACCGCATGGTGGCGGCGCATCCGACGCTGCGCTTCGTCGGCATGCACATGGCCTCGCTGGAGCGCAATGTGGATGAGCTGGCGGCGTTTCTCGATCGCTTCCCGAAGGCGGTGGTCGACCTGGCCGCCCGCATCGGGCAGCTGCAATCGCAGAGCCAGCACGACCGCGCCAAGGTGCGTGCCTTCATGATCAAGTACCAGGACCGCCTGCTGTACGGCACCGATCTGTCGCAGACGCCGGAGCAATCCGGCCAGGCGCTGCTGCGCGAGGTGACCCCGATCTGGCGGCAACATTGGCGCTACTTCAACACCGAGGAGACCTTCAAGGTGGCCGATCTCGATCAACCGGTGCAGGGCCTAGGCCTGCCGCGCGATGTCGTCGACAAGCTCTATCACCTGAATGCCGAGCGGACCTTCCCGACGGCCTGGAAGGCGCCCCGATGA
- a CDS encoding D-tagatose-bisphosphate aldolase, class II, non-catalytic subunit — protein MLELVRRHKQAPTGATAVGIPSVCSAHPVVIAATLRECVAQGRPALIEATSNQVNQDGGYTGMTPADFRRFVLGIAANEGLSPDALILGGDHLGPNAWRKQSAEVAMAKAEVMVAQYVQAGFRKIHLDCSMSCADDPVPLPEPEIAARAVRLCRAAERAWAEMPDRGEPPVYVIGTEVPVPGGAHEDLDELAVTSPEAASHTLALHREGFAQAGLDDAWTRVIAMVVQPGVEFDHHKVIDYRPEKARALSAFIESEPRLVFEAHSTDYQTPERLAQLARDHFAILKVGPGVTFALRETLWALAAVERDWLGQRRSHGDGLVETVLGVMRAEPEHWRPYYQDAQRLDVDLAYSLSDRIRYYWAHPTVQRACATLLNRLESSPPPLTLLSQYLPRQYDAIRDGRLRNRPVELLRDGTAQSLRPYLEACSA, from the coding sequence ATGCTCGAACTCGTGCGCCGACACAAGCAGGCGCCCACCGGCGCCACGGCGGTCGGTATTCCCTCGGTCTGCTCGGCCCATCCGGTCGTGATCGCCGCGACGCTGCGCGAATGCGTCGCCCAGGGCCGCCCCGCGCTCATCGAGGCCACCTCCAACCAGGTCAATCAGGACGGCGGCTACACCGGCATGACACCGGCAGACTTCCGCCGCTTCGTGCTCGGCATTGCGGCTAACGAAGGCCTGTCACCGGACGCGCTGATCCTGGGCGGCGACCATCTCGGTCCCAATGCCTGGCGAAAGCAATCGGCGGAGGTCGCGATGGCCAAGGCCGAAGTGATGGTGGCGCAGTATGTGCAGGCGGGCTTCCGCAAGATCCATCTGGATTGCTCGATGTCTTGCGCGGACGACCCGGTGCCCCTGCCCGAGCCCGAGATCGCCGCACGCGCGGTGCGCCTGTGCCGTGCAGCCGAACGCGCCTGGGCCGAGATGCCGGACCGCGGCGAGCCGCCGGTCTATGTGATCGGCACCGAGGTACCCGTGCCGGGCGGCGCCCATGAAGATCTCGACGAACTCGCCGTCACCTCGCCCGAGGCCGCCAGCCACACACTGGCGCTGCACCGCGAGGGCTTTGCCCAAGCCGGACTGGACGATGCCTGGACCCGGGTGATCGCGATGGTGGTGCAGCCGGGGGTGGAATTCGATCATCACAAGGTCATCGACTACCGGCCCGAGAAGGCGCGCGCCTTGAGCGCGTTCATCGAATCGGAGCCGCGCCTGGTGTTCGAGGCCCACTCGACCGACTACCAGACGCCGGAGCGCCTCGCCCAATTGGCGCGAGACCATTTCGCCATCCTCAAGGTCGGCCCCGGCGTGACCTTCGCGCTGCGCGAAACGCTGTGGGCGCTGGCCGCCGTGGAGCGCGACTGGCTGGGCCAGCGCCGCAGCCATGGCGACGGCCTGGTGGAAACCGTGCTGGGCGTGATGCGCGCCGAGCCCGAGCACTGGCGTCCGTACTACCAGGATGCCCAGCGGCTGGACGTGGACCTGGCCTACAGCCTGAGCGACCGCATCCGCTATTACTGGGCCCATCCGACGGTCCAGCGTGCCTGCGCCACGCTGCTGAACCGACTGGAGAGCTCCCCGCCGCCACTGACCCTGCTGAGTCAGTACCTGCCGCGCCAGTACGACGCCATCCGCGACGGCCGACTGCGCAACCGCCCCGTCGAGCTGCTGCGCGACGGCACCGCCCAATCGCTGCGCCCCTATCTGGAGGCGTGCTCGGCCTGA
- a CDS encoding CsgG/HfaB family protein — protein MSAISSLHQRGDAPHLSHAAAAFSRGLLLLACAAALAGCGKQGATLGEGSSEITGSAGPAGASKANRDLMKCDAPVATLALVENPNGYSVSGANGLPNTPLPLVRLLAQQSGCFRVVDRNSGLKATIREQELKDAGVLRQEGSTVHKGKGYEAQYTLVPSLTFSEQDAGRQVGGILGMIPVLNKFVGAAEHIKLKEAQVALLLTDNETTEQVAAATGSVRVTDLGMGGLVLGKLGGAAGAGWSNSNEGKVIAAAFLDAHNQLVVQARMLAAKDLPEPVPMKKAGTGAAKKAPAGA, from the coding sequence ATGAGCGCGATCAGCAGTCTTCATCAGCGCGGCGACGCGCCGCATCTCTCGCACGCTGCGGCGGCGTTCTCACGCGGCTTGCTGCTGCTCGCCTGTGCGGCGGCGCTGGCGGGTTGCGGCAAGCAGGGAGCCACGCTGGGTGAAGGCAGCTCCGAGATCACCGGTTCGGCCGGACCGGCGGGTGCGAGCAAGGCCAACCGCGACCTGATGAAGTGCGATGCCCCGGTGGCCACGCTGGCGTTGGTGGAGAACCCCAACGGTTATTCGGTCAGCGGTGCAAACGGCCTGCCGAACACGCCGCTGCCGCTGGTGCGCCTGCTGGCGCAGCAAAGCGGCTGCTTCCGCGTCGTGGACCGCAACTCCGGCCTGAAGGCGACGATCCGCGAGCAGGAGCTCAAGGACGCGGGTGTGTTGCGCCAGGAAGGCAGCACGGTGCACAAGGGCAAGGGCTACGAGGCGCAATACACGCTGGTGCCCAGCCTGACCTTCAGCGAGCAGGATGCGGGCCGACAGGTCGGCGGCATCCTCGGCATGATTCCGGTGCTCAACAAGTTTGTCGGTGCGGCCGAGCACATCAAGCTCAAGGAAGCGCAGGTGGCACTGCTGCTGACGGACAACGAAACGACCGAGCAGGTCGCCGCCGCCACCGGCTCGGTGCGCGTCACCGATCTGGGCATGGGCGGCCTGGTGCTGGGCAAGCTGGGCGGCGCCGCAGGCGCGGGCTGGTCCAACAGCAACGAGGGCAAGGTCATCGCGGCCGCGTTCCTGGACGCCCACAACCAGCTCGTCGTCCAGGCCCGCATGCTGGCCGCCAAGGACCTGCCGGAGCCGGTGCCGATGAAGAAGGCGGGCACCGGGGCGGCGAAGAAGGCGCCCGCAGGCGCTTGA
- a CDS encoding alpha-galactosidase, with translation MTARRAFLQWLGAAPVAGLAPRLALTASAGAAASARAADVGRGHVRLQDDQLSVQFDDQMRSRLVRLGGPRPQPLTDFDAGEQLLLAQGKPAPRFRLASATPSSGATPFGAGQRLALTGRSADGLEKSVTVTLLDEHPGVALLEVAFANRSDRAVELQGWTVGAHRLLPAPRHAGGWWTYSGATHQDRRDWMQPVQRGFEQRNFMGMNASDYGGGTPLVDVWRRDLGVAIGHLDKLPRLVALPVKAVGDQVELALRSDEPQTLAPGASLSLPLAFIAVHEGDCFVPLDRYRRLMNAQGLAAPEPPRSAHDSVWCAWGYERDFSLQRVRDTLPKAQELGLKWAVLDDGWQRLTGDWHNIDLAKFPRGEADMKDLVADIHARGMKARLWIAPLAVAPGSDELHDHTDLLLLDKDGAVQMVSWWNCFYLCPAHEETQQRIAALFKKIIGDWGFDGLKIDGQHLNGVAPCFNPKHKHARPEESVEHMADFYRAMFESAHAANPEAVVEVCPCGTSYAFHNMPWIDQAPASDPLSSWQVRHKGKALKAQMGRWSAYAGDHVELSTGGKDFASAVGVGGVVSTKFTWPEDPKPKDSFLLTPELEPHWRRWIAAHNAKGLSDGTYRGELYDIAFDKPETHVVEKNGVMHYAFYAPSWDGPVTLRGLGPGTWRLRDYVNGVDLGRVDAARPTVALRFKEHLLIEAVLEGTAERPLARATRVPARLIGRDGFPLASAWEEAPASFFAHDWRGQPLTGTQSTRVQMLHADGVLHLRFNSRYNALTTHEREGSSTAIWPLWERDVVEVFIQSPDDAGTDRYREIEVAPNGLVMDIDIRGSQRQRLVGASKARTTVDAQHRMWTAELSVPLPAAASTRAATRRGGVLEGWRINLFRIEGSGAQRQYSAWSPTGTPTADFHVPQAFGQLRLEG, from the coding sequence ATGACCGCCCGCCGCGCATTCCTCCAGTGGCTGGGCGCCGCCCCGGTGGCGGGCCTCGCCCCGCGTCTGGCGCTGACGGCGTCGGCGGGCGCCGCCGCGTCGGCGCGGGCGGCCGATGTCGGACGCGGTCACGTGCGACTGCAGGATGACCAACTGTCGGTGCAGTTCGACGATCAAATGCGCAGTCGCCTGGTGCGCCTCGGCGGACCACGGCCGCAGCCGCTGACGGACTTCGACGCGGGTGAACAGCTTCTCCTGGCGCAGGGCAAGCCGGCGCCGCGTTTCCGACTCGCCTCGGCCACGCCCAGCAGCGGTGCCACACCGTTCGGTGCGGGCCAGCGTCTGGCGCTCACCGGACGCAGCGCGGACGGGTTGGAGAAGTCAGTCACCGTGACCTTGCTGGATGAGCATCCCGGCGTGGCCCTGCTGGAGGTCGCCTTCGCCAATCGCTCCGATCGGGCGGTCGAGCTGCAGGGCTGGACCGTCGGCGCGCATCGCCTGCTGCCCGCGCCGCGTCATGCGGGGGGCTGGTGGACCTATTCCGGCGCCACCCATCAGGACCGGCGTGACTGGATGCAGCCGGTCCAGCGCGGCTTCGAGCAGCGCAACTTCATGGGCATGAACGCGTCGGACTACGGCGGCGGCACGCCGCTGGTCGATGTCTGGCGACGCGACCTGGGCGTGGCGATCGGCCATCTGGACAAGCTGCCGCGGCTGGTGGCCCTGCCGGTCAAGGCGGTGGGCGATCAAGTGGAGCTGGCATTGCGCAGCGATGAGCCTCAGACGCTGGCGCCCGGGGCGAGCCTCTCGCTGCCGCTGGCGTTCATCGCGGTGCATGAGGGCGATTGCTTCGTGCCGCTGGATCGCTATCGGCGCTTGATGAACGCCCAGGGCCTGGCGGCCCCGGAGCCGCCTCGCAGCGCCCATGACTCGGTCTGGTGCGCCTGGGGCTATGAGCGCGACTTCTCGCTGCAGCGGGTGCGGGACACCCTGCCGAAGGCGCAGGAACTGGGTCTCAAATGGGCGGTGCTGGACGACGGCTGGCAGCGCCTGACGGGCGACTGGCACAACATTGACCTGGCCAAGTTCCCGCGCGGCGAAGCCGACATGAAGGACCTGGTGGCCGACATCCATGCCCGCGGCATGAAGGCGCGTCTGTGGATTGCGCCGCTGGCGGTGGCGCCGGGCAGCGACGAGCTGCATGACCACACCGATCTGCTGCTACTGGACAAGGACGGTGCGGTGCAGATGGTCTCGTGGTGGAACTGCTTCTACCTGTGCCCCGCGCATGAAGAGACCCAGCAGCGCATCGCGGCGCTGTTCAAGAAGATCATCGGCGACTGGGGTTTCGACGGTCTGAAGATCGACGGCCAGCATCTCAACGGCGTCGCGCCCTGCTTCAACCCGAAGCACAAGCATGCCCGTCCCGAGGAGTCGGTCGAGCACATGGCCGATTTCTATCGCGCGATGTTCGAGTCCGCCCATGCGGCCAATCCGGAGGCGGTGGTGGAGGTCTGCCCGTGCGGCACCAGCTATGCCTTCCACAACATGCCGTGGATCGACCAGGCGCCGGCCTCCGATCCGCTGTCGAGCTGGCAGGTGCGCCACAAGGGCAAGGCGCTCAAGGCGCAGATGGGGCGGTGGTCGGCTTACGCGGGCGATCACGTCGAGCTCTCCACCGGCGGGAAGGACTTTGCCTCTGCCGTCGGCGTGGGCGGGGTGGTGTCGACCAAGTTCACCTGGCCGGAAGATCCCAAGCCCAAGGACTCCTTCCTGCTGACGCCGGAGCTGGAGCCGCACTGGCGCCGCTGGATCGCTGCGCACAATGCCAAGGGCCTGTCGGATGGCACCTACCGTGGCGAGCTCTACGACATCGCCTTCGACAAGCCCGAGACGCATGTGGTGGAGAAGAACGGCGTGATGCACTACGCCTTCTATGCGCCGAGTTGGGACGGCCCGGTCACCTTGCGCGGCCTCGGTCCAGGCACCTGGCGGCTGCGCGACTACGTCAACGGCGTGGACCTGGGACGCGTGGACGCGGCCCGGCCCACGGTCGCGCTGCGCTTCAAGGAGCACCTGTTGATCGAGGCGGTGCTGGAAGGCACCGCCGAGCGCCCGCTGGCGCGTGCCACGCGTGTGCCGGCACGGCTGATCGGTCGCGACGGCTTCCCGCTGGCGTCGGCGTGGGAAGAGGCGCCCGCGAGTTTCTTTGCCCATGACTGGCGCGGCCAGCCGCTGACGGGCACCCAGTCCACACGGGTGCAGATGCTGCATGCCGATGGGGTGCTGCATCTGCGCTTCAACAGCCGCTACAACGCTCTCACCACCCATGAGCGCGAAGGATCGTCCACCGCGATCTGGCCGCTGTGGGAGCGGGATGTGGTGGAGGTGTTCATCCAGTCCCCTGACGATGCGGGCACCGATCGCTACCGCGAGATCGAGGTCGCACCGAACGGGCTGGTGATGGACATCGACATCCGGGGCTCGCAGCGTCAGCGCCTGGTCGGTGCCAGCAAGGCCAGAACCACGGTCGACGCGCAGCACCGGATGTGGACAGCGGAGCTGTCGGTGCCGCTGCCGGCGGCCGCGTCGACGCGGGCCGCCACTCGGCGTGGGGGCGTGCTGGAGGGATGGCGCATCAACCTGTTCCGCATCGAAGGCAGCGGGGCGCAGCGACAGTACTCGGCCTGGAGTCCCACCGGAACGCCCACGGCCGACTTCCATGTGCCGCAGGCGTTCGGGCAGTTGCGGTTGGAGGGCTGA